Below is a genomic region from candidate division KSB1 bacterium.
TCCCACGGGACGATCTGGTATAAACGGCTTCATCGCTAAAAAAATTTGTTGCTTTTTTATGAAATAATTCTTATATATATGCACGAAAATTTGCTGGGCACCAGCAATATGAAATCAAACTCAATAAAGAAGCTTTATTATTCGATCAGCGAAGTCAGTAAAATTACCGGGCTGAAGCAATATGTGCTGCGCTTTTGGGAGACGGAGTTCGAACAATTGAAGCCAGCAAAGAACCGGGCTGGCAACCGCATTTATCGGTTGAGCGAAATCAAGCTGATTTTTCTGATCAAAAAATTGTTGTATGAAGATAAGTACACCATAGAAGGGGCTCGTCAGAAATTAAAAACGCTGATGCCCATCAAACCATCTCAGTTGGATATGCCGTTTCCAGAAAACCAAAATGACGTGATTCGTTCTTTAAAACAAGATCTTCAAGAGCTTCTGGACATTCTGGATGATAAGAAATAGCAGCGAAGCGAAGTCCCATCGTTGAGAAGACAGGCGATCCAGTCTGAAAATTGCGGTAACGGCTTGATGATGGGACTGTATCAGATGATTTTCGGGGCGTAGCGCAGTCCGGTTAGCGCACTTGACTGGGGGTCAAGGGGTCGGTGGTTCAAATCCACTCGCCCCGACGAGCAGGGGCAAAATAACATTTTGCCCTTTTTTATTTGAATGCGTTCCGAATTATTCATCCAATGCGATGAAATTCAGTGGTGCCTCTTACCTCAAGACATTTTAAAGTAAGCAGTACGGTTGATCGGAACCCATCTGAAAAATGCTCCAATCGGAAAGAGCAGAACGGAACAACCCTCTCTCGTGTTCGCAAGGATAGAAATTGTAATGATGCCAGCAATTTGCACCGATTCACGGAATGAAAGAAAAAAAGAAAATAATGGAAGCAAAGCTTCAGCGAACCTGGCGGGTGGTGGTGACCGATTATATCGAGCAAGATCTCGATTGGGAGCGCGCGCATTTGGCTCATTGGCGCGAGATCGAGTTTGAAGCTTTTCAATTGAAACAAGCGCCCGAGGCGGAAATTATCCCAGCCGTCAAGGATGCAGACATTCTCGTGGTGAATATGATGCCGCTCCCTCGCCGCATCATTCAGGCGCTCGATCGTTGTCGCCTGGTCATCCGTCATGGTGTCGGTTACGATAATATCGACGTGGCTGCATTGACCGAACGCGGTATTCTGTTCATCAATGTTCCAGATTATTGCGTCGAAGAAGTGGCTGAACAAACGGTGATGCTGCTTTTGAATTGTGCCAGAAGGTTCGCTTTGCAACAACAGGCCATGCAACAATCGGTCGCGAGCGGAGAGTGGCAATTCAAAGCCGTGACGCCCATCTACTGCCTGAGCGGCAAAACTTTGGGCATTGTGGGCTGCGGCAGAATTGGCAGCATGGTTTTTCGGATAACCAAAGGGTTTCAGATGAGGTATCTGATCTGCGATCCTTATCTGACCCCAGAACGCAAGGCAGAATTAGGGATTACTACGGTTCCTCTGGCCGAGACCTTAAAAGGTGCGGACTTCCTCACCATCCACACACCGCTTACAGCAGAGACTCACCATCTGATCGGTCAAGCCGAATTACGCCTGATGAAGCCATCAGCATTTCTCATCAATACCGCGCGCGGCGGCATCGTGGATGAAGCCGCGCTGATTCGCGCCTGCCAGGAAGGATGGATCGCTGGCGCTGCCATCGATGTCTATGAACATCGCGAGCCGCCCCAGCCTGATTCTCCTTTGCTCAAAATCAAGAATATCTATTTCACCCCTCACCTGGCATGGTATTCGGTCGAATCAGAATGGCGCATCCGAGAAAAAATTATTGAGAACATCGTTCGAATGGTATCTGGCCAGTTGCCCTACAATATTGTGAATCCCGAAGTTTTAAATAAAGTACCAAGTTAAAGATATAATGAAACCAGCTCTAACATACCTCAGGCAACAATTGGGATGATATTTACTTTTTGTTCCAAAAACTTATGACCTGTGTGATATCAAAATCATTCCACCGAACCAAAGTTCAGTCCTCTCTTAAAAATTAGCTTGTATTTAAAAGTTAAATTCGCTATTTTATCATTCAAAAATGATAATCACCTTAGGTTCAAATACTTTTTGCTCGCCCAATAGATAAGTGAATTTGAATCTCAAAAGTCCAATAAAGTCGAATCAAACGGCATGGTAATGATCCCAAGAAAAATTTTATATGAAACTGAATTCCTTCTAAAATGAGATATCGTCTTGATCATTAGAAGGGAAAGCAAAAGCTAATTTCTCAGAAAAGTGGACATTTATTGGTTGGACGAACTTTTTGGTCGAACGAATTTTAATATAAAAAAATATAACCCACCAAGGCAACTGGTCAATATTTTATAGGATAGACATAAAGTGTTTGTAGACGGGAGCGATTCATTTGGAAATCCTCAATTGGGATCATAAATATTCATCTTTGGCTTATCCTGAAACATTTTTGTTTTCGTTTAGCAGAATTTAAAATAATCCCTAAATTTTAGCAGTACATCACCATCACTTAGGAGGACAAATTTATGACAGTTCAAGGCTGGATCGTATTTGCTATTGGGATTCTGTTCATTCTGGTCGGCGGTGGACTCATGGTATACAGTTCATTGTCACGTCGCCAAGCTGCAAGGGCCAGCACCGTCGATCAGGGGATTTTAGAGAAGATCCTCAATTTTGTTCTGAAGGTATTGGAAATCATCGTTAAGCTTATCCCTCAAAATATTATCGCGCAGGTGGGATTTATTTTGATCATCTTGGGCATCGCCCTGGTGGTTTTGCCGTTTTTGATCCCCGGTTTATAAACCCGATCAATTAACTTGCACAAGCCTTGCGCACCTCGATTGTCTGGGAAAGCGCATTTGATACTGGTCTAATCTCATTCTTTAGCGAAAGATCATTTTCCAATGGATCAGTGTCAAAGGCGCATTATGTCCAACAGTAACAGGTTCGTGAGGCTTATTTCTTTTTGGAGTCATCAAATTAAACAAGGATTCAAATATGCAAGCTGTGTGGGCTTTCCCAGCACAGTGGCCTATCAATAGAAGGGTCGCCTCTTTGCCGTCGTCAAAAAAGACTTGATAAGTTGGCTCAGGATTTGTATATTGGCGGTTACTTTCAAGAGATCGCTCCGGATTGCACGTTCAAGTTGTCATAAAAAGCACAATTCGTTGTTCATTGTTATTGAAGAAAGTCAGTTCTCAAGTTTTGATGGAAGTATGCAACATTATGGTTTTTGATTAAATTGATCATTCGTTCGAAAGTCCCTGAACGAATCGTGCAGGGATCGAAAGTCTGACCGAAAAGTAAAAAAGCTGACCACTCGCTTACCCGCTAAAGCCGTCCAATTCCTTGAGATTTAATCTGCACCAAATTTGTAAGCGCCCGGTCAGTGCCTATTTTCGGACAGCCTGTCGAATGAGGTGATGCTATGCCATTAGTTCCCAGCCATATTGAAACATTAGAGCCTTATCAGCCAGGACGGTCCATTGCCGAGATTCAGCGGGAATTCGGCGTTAAAAAGGTGATTAAACTGGCGTCGAACGAGAATCCCATGGGGCCGTCGCCCAAAGCCGTGGAGGCGATGATCGAAAGCTTGAAAGAAATCCATCGTTATCCCAACCCAGCATGTTACGACTTGCGCCGCGCTTTGGCCGAACGCTTTGATGTGACGGTGGATAATGTCATCACCGGGCATGGGTCTGAGGGCATCATGTCCGTCATCCTCCGCACCTTTATGCTGGATGATGAAGAGGCATTGACATCGGAAGGGACATTTATCGGCTTTCGGGTATTGGCGCACTCCCGAGGAATCAGGTTAAAGACTGTTCCATTGAAAGATTATCGCTTCGATTTAACGGCCATCGCCGACTCGATAACCGAGAAAACCAAAATCATCTATCTGGCAAATCCCAATAATCCCACCGGGACCATTTTCACTGTAAGAGAATTTTTGCAGTTTATCGCCAGAGTTCCCTCCCAAGTGCTGATCATCATCGATGAAGCCTATTTTGAGTTTGCCCAACATGATCCCATCTATCCAGATTCGATGAAATATCGACTTGATAATGTCATCACGCTGCGGACGTTCTCCAAGGCGTACGGACTGGCTGGCATTCGAATTGGTTATGGTTTTGCCCATGATCATCTGATCAAGAATTTGATGAAAGTGAAACTGCCATTTGAACCAAGCATCCCTGCCCAAGCAGCCGGCCTCGCTGCCCTGGAAGATAATGAGTTCATGGAAGCGTATGTGAAATTGAGCCGCCGAGGGCTAGAATTCTTTTATGATTTATTCGACCGTTTGGGGATTCGATATTTAAAATCTCATGCCAATTTTGTGACCATTCTATTGGACTCTGAACAGCAGGTAGAAAAATTGAATCACCGGCTCTTATGCCATGGCATCATCGTCCGTCCCCTCAAGGCGTTCGGAATTCCCAATGGGATTCGAATTACTGCGGGACTTGAGTCGGAAAATCGGTTTTTTGCTAAAGTGTTGAAGCGAATTTTGTAAAAGAAGGAAGATGAATGATCTCTCCAAAAGATGGAACGAAAGAGAAGGATCTCTTCTCGGAAGAAACGGAACTGAAGCGCGACCTGGGGCTTCTGGAATCGTTCTCAATCGTGATCAGCCGCATCATTGGTTCAGGAATTTTTCGCACGCCGCAGCCGATTATGATGGCCGTAGCAGCAGTCAGCCTCTTTTATGGTGTATGGATTTTGGGCGGCATTGCGACTTTGTTGGGGGCTTTCTGTTACGCCGAACTGGTGGCGATGATGCCAAAATCGGGGGGCCCATACGCTTACCTCAAAGCCGCTTATCCGCCAGTGTGGACATTCTTGAGAGGCTGGGCCATGTTCTTTGTCTCAGAGACTGCTTCGATTGTGGCTGTCGCATTGGTATTCGCCGAATACAGCAGCTCGCTATTCCAGTTGCTGTTCGGTCATCCGATTGCTTACCCAATTGAAATTCTCATCGCCTTTTCGATCATCTGGTTGCTGACGATGCTGAATTGTTTTGGCGTGTTCTTCAGTGGCGTGCTTCAAAATATTTTTATGTTCATCAAATTGCTGGCGCTGGGAACCATCATTTCATTCGGCTTTGTTAAGGCAGGGAATATGATGCATTTTTCCAGCCCCCTATGGCCAGAGCAATTTGGTTGGGCCACCATGCTGGCTGTAGGGCAAGCCATGCGCTATGGATTTTTCGCTTACAGCGGCTGGGAAGGTGCGACCTATGTCGCAGAAGAGGTGAAAAATCCCCGCAAAAATCTCCCGCTATCGATTATTTTGGGTATCGTCGGCGTGATGTTGCTCTACCTTGCGGCCAACAGCGCCTATCTCTATCAATTGTCCCCTGAGCAGATCAAAGCCTCC
It encodes:
- the hisC gene encoding histidinol-phosphate transaminase, whose amino-acid sequence is MPLVPSHIETLEPYQPGRSIAEIQREFGVKKVIKLASNENPMGPSPKAVEAMIESLKEIHRYPNPACYDLRRALAERFDVTVDNVITGHGSEGIMSVILRTFMLDDEEALTSEGTFIGFRVLAHSRGIRLKTVPLKDYRFDLTAIADSITEKTKIIYLANPNNPTGTIFTVREFLQFIARVPSQVLIIIDEAYFEFAQHDPIYPDSMKYRLDNVITLRTFSKAYGLAGIRIGYGFAHDHLIKNLMKVKLPFEPSIPAQAAGLAALEDNEFMEAYVKLSRRGLEFFYDLFDRLGIRYLKSHANFVTILLDSEQQVEKLNHRLLCHGIIVRPLKAFGIPNGIRITAGLESENRFFAKVLKRIL
- a CDS encoding MerR family transcriptional regulator, with translation MKSNSIKKLYYSISEVSKITGLKQYVLRFWETEFEQLKPAKNRAGNRIYRLSEIKLIFLIKKLLYEDKYTIEGARQKLKTLMPIKPSQLDMPFPENQNDVIRSLKQDLQELLDILDDKK
- a CDS encoding C-terminal binding protein — protein: MEAKLQRTWRVVVTDYIEQDLDWERAHLAHWREIEFEAFQLKQAPEAEIIPAVKDADILVVNMMPLPRRIIQALDRCRLVIRHGVGYDNIDVAALTERGILFINVPDYCVEEVAEQTVMLLLNCARRFALQQQAMQQSVASGEWQFKAVTPIYCLSGKTLGIVGCGRIGSMVFRITKGFQMRYLICDPYLTPERKAELGITTVPLAETLKGADFLTIHTPLTAETHHLIGQAELRLMKPSAFLINTARGGIVDEAALIRACQEGWIAGAAIDVYEHREPPQPDSPLLKIKNIYFTPHLAWYSVESEWRIREKIIENIVRMVSGQLPYNIVNPEVLNKVPS
- a CDS encoding amino acid permease; translation: MISPKDGTKEKDLFSEETELKRDLGLLESFSIVISRIIGSGIFRTPQPIMMAVAAVSLFYGVWILGGIATLLGAFCYAELVAMMPKSGGPYAYLKAAYPPVWTFLRGWAMFFVSETASIVAVALVFAEYSSSLFQLLFGHPIAYPIEILIAFSIIWLLTMLNCFGVFFSGVLQNIFMFIKLLALGTIISFGFVKAGNMMHFSSPLWPEQFGWATMLAVGQAMRYGFFAYSGWEGATYVAEEVKNPRKNLPLSIILGIVGVMLLYLAANSAYLYQLSPEQIKASPEVATNMMNAVVGTAGGMFIALAIALNTFGNVNTQILVKARTWYAMSRDGLFIPVLAKIHPKYRTPNRAMIAQALWATVLLMGAAFAGRAYETIIDFFSFTSSIFNVSTFAAVFILRKKYPNAPRPYRVWGYPFTLIIVLIIQLWFMGVTLYTAFVPSLLGMLLTCSGLIYYYRGKLKLWWQRR